In Coffea arabica cultivar ET-39 chromosome 9e, Coffea Arabica ET-39 HiFi, whole genome shotgun sequence, the genomic window TTTCTCGCGGGCAGGTAGCTTGCGTAGAGCATTTGACCAAGGTTCTGTCATTGCCTCATTAGCAATCAGTTGTATTGTTGTTGTGCCATGCTTGCTCTTGATCTGACTGCGATAGGAGTTTGTGACATGACTTCTAAGCAGTGTCCGTAGATTATCGTCTGACATACAGGAGCGATGGACAATGAATAATTGTAATGTAGTAACTGAACCACTTGTTCGCTATGTTGAAAATGCTTATTTTGGAGCTTATAACTAATGTTTTCTTAGTTTTAACTATATAGCCTGTCATTACAGGTAATTAACTTGACTATATGATAAAAATCTGTTTTCTCCATTTACTGTTTTGATGCAAGTCTGAGTCAGGTAACTAATGTTTAGACGTTTCTATGACTCTTCCTTGGAAGTAAGAGCCTTGTATTTACAGGGTaatacaaaagcagaaaaaacaGAAGAACAATGAATGGCAGGGGCTGTAAAAATTTATGCCAATTGCCTCTAGGTTTGCTCATACGATCAAAGGACTGCCACTCTCACTTGTCCATGTTAAAAGATTGTTGTTATCATATCTGAAGAAAcacttgcatgattttcttatGGCTCTCTGGACCTTATGGACAATAAGTGTCCATTGGCTGACTGGCAGTTAAGCGTAGAAGTTGAACCTTGTGAGATTGTAATTGTTATCCAATAATGTTGTAGATAGTAGGTGTAAAGCTCCGGTGCCTCTAATTAGATCTTTCTCTTTAGTACATGAATACTCCCCAGAGAAATATTGCAGCAGATACCCTTAGCATGTATGGTAGGTGGGATAATGCTGATGTACATAGTGGGAAGAATAGTTTATTACTCTTCTGGAATTTGGTTAGTGATTGGACATTGTACATGATGCTTCACTAATATAATCCTAGAACTAGATCCTCTTATCTAAGATATTTATTTACTTCTGATGTGAAGGTATAAAGAACCACTAGGTCCTCTACTTGCTATCTGCCTGTTTGCCCTTGAACTAAAAGGCATACATAAGTTGAAGCATAACATTGACCTAAATGAGGGTCTTGAAATGATTAAGCCATGAAAATTCCCAGGCCGCCATGCATATTTGTGAAGTCTGGAGGCGGCCAAGTGAATAGCCTTGTCAATGTTGAGACATTAACTGATTACGACTGCAGTTGTTCAAAGGTAAATTGCTGCAGAAAACGATAGAGTGAGACATGTCATGATTAAGAGCTGCAGCTGTTTGTATGCTACCATCTCCGCAGAGCTGGGGGTACCCGTTGGTTCAGAACCATACTCTGTTGGTTCAGAACCAAAACCACTTGATCCAGGAGGAGTGTAAGGATTCACAGGTGTAGTTGTGCTGTAAAATCAAACCTTGTAAGCTTTCATTTGCCAGCTTCTCATAATCAGAAAAAGTTCATGTCTCTAAAAAGTTTACCTGGGTGGTGTAGTGGGAGTCATGGGTGTTGGTGGCGCTGTTGGTGTTTTGGTAGATGTTGATGCAAAGTGACAGTTCCCGTAACCTATATGAGGCAAGTTTTCCATAAGTACTGcctttatttttctcaatcacaATATGGAAGAGAACCAGATAAAGGGCATGACATAGTAATTGTACAGTAACTTTGGCACTATTATAAACAGGAATTAGTTTTCCGAATAGTTTGAAAAGCCATCCTGCTGCTTTAACTAGATTTTGAGAGGTGTTTGAGTGTTCCAAATAAAAGAATTAGATTCTTTTGATTGTATCAATCGGGCATTGGAGAGATGATTGCAGTTAGGACTAGAGTTTGCAATTAGAGTAACACAAGCAAATGTCAACTTACTTGGGTCAGTGTAAGCAAGCTGAGCTGCTCCTCCAAAAACACAGCTGGTTGGAGCTGGATTCTTCTGATAGTAGTCATTGAAAGCATAAGAAGCATGATCTTTGACCGTGTCTGGGTCATAGCAACTGGCAcctggttgaattggtgaacaGTCCGCACCGCCATAGCCACAAGCATAGTCCAGAGCCACCTGTAATGCAGTTGGCGAAGCAGAAGGGTTGGCAATACACCAAGCTCCCCCTGCTGATGCAGGAGCGTTAGTGTTTGGTGTAGGATTTGTAGTTGGTCCTGTCATGGCGGGTGGTGATGGGCTTCC contains:
- the LOC113710379 gene encoding uncharacterized protein gives rise to the protein MDAGVFQLSMFFLFCIFFVSDKTTAQKPPIKALFQSGKLTSEENEIFFSSSNAATELDEAPGNIPIVNPTTPTPTTPIVNPGNPPQPPAMPGPITNPTPASPQPPTMTGPQPPAMTGPITNPNPGSPSPPAMTGPTTNPTPNTNAPASAGGAWCIANPSASPTALQVALDYACGYGGADCSPIQPGASCYDPDTVKDHASYAFNDYYQKNPAPTSCVFGGAAQLAYTDPSYGNCHFASTSTKTPTAPPTPMTPTTPPSTTTPVNPYTPPGSSGFGSEPTEYGSEPTGTPSSAEMVAYKQLQLLIMTCLTLSFSAAIYL